A single genomic interval of Camelina sativa cultivar DH55 chromosome 11, Cs, whole genome shotgun sequence harbors:
- the LOC104722180 gene encoding protochlorophyllide reductase B, chloroplastic, with product MALQAASLISSAFSVRKDAKLSASSSSFKDSSLFGASLTDQIKSDHGSSSLRFQREHSLRSVAIRAQTAATSSPTATKSVDGKKTLRKGNVVVTGASSGLGLATAKALAETGKWHVTMACRDFLKAERAAKSAGMPKGSYTVMHLDLASLDSVRQFVDSFRRTEMPLDVLVCNAAVYFPTAKEPTYSAEGFELSVATNHLGHFLLARLLLDDLKKSDYPSKRLIIVGSITGNTNTLAGNVPPKANLGDLRGLAGGLNGLNSSAMIDGGDFDGAKAYKDSKVCNMLTMQEFHRRYHEETGVTFASLYPGCIASTGLFREHIPLFRTLFPPFQKYITKGYISETESGKRLAQVVSDPSLTKSGVYWSWNKASASFENQLSEEASDVEKARKVWEISEKLVGLA from the exons ATGGCTCTACAAGCTGCTTCTTTGATCTCCTCTGCTTTCTCTGTTCGTAAAGATGCGAAATTGAgtgcttcttcatcatctttcaaGGACTCGAGTCTCTTTGGTGCTTCCCTTACCGACCAAATCAAATCCGATCATGGATCTTCCTCGTTAAGATTCCAG AGAGAACATAGTTTGAGGAGTGTAGCGATTCGAGCACAAACCGCTGCGACTTCAAGCCCTACGGCTACAAAATCCGTAGACGGCAAGAAAACGTTGAGGAAAGGAAATGTGGTGGTCACGGGAGCTTCGTCTGGTTTAGGTTTAGCCACGGCTAAAGCTCTAGCCGAGACAGGGAAATGGCACGTGACAATGGCGTGCAGAGACTTCCTTAAAGCCGAGAGAGCTGCTAAATCCGCAGGGATGCCTAAAGGCAGCTACACTGTGATGCACTTAGACTTAGCCTCGTTGGACAGTGTGAGACAGTTCGTTGATAGCTTCAGGAGGACAGAGATGCCTCTCGATGTTTTGGTCTGTAATGCTGCGGTTTATTTCCCGACAGCTAAAGAGCCTACTTACAGTGCAGAAGGGTTTGAGCTTAGCGTAGCAACGAATCATTTGGGACATTTTCTTCTCGCAAGGTTGTTGCTTGATGACTTGAAGAAATCTGATTACCCTTCCAAGCGTCTCATCATCGTTGGATCCATTACTG gtAACACTAATACATTGGCGGGTAATGTACCACCGAAGGCGAATCTTGGTGATTTGAGGGGCTTAGCGGGTGGATTGAACGGTTTAAACAGCTCAGCTATGATTGATGGAGGAGATTTCGATGGTGCAAAGGCTTACAAAGACAGTAAAGTCTGCAATATGTTGACGATGCAAGAGTTTCACAGGCGTTACCATGAAGAAACTGGAGTCACTTTCGCTTCGCTTTACCCTGGTTGCATCGCCTCCACGGGTTTGTTCCGAGAGCACATCCCGCTCTTCCGTACCCTCTTCCCTCCCTTTCAGAAGTACATCACTAAAGGATACATCTCCGAGACAGAGTCTGGCAAAAGACTTGCTCAG GTGGTGAGTGATCCTAGCTTGACGAAATCAGGGGTTTACTGGAGCTGGAACAAGGCTTCGGCTTCTTTTGAGAACCAGTTATCAGAAGAAGCAAGTGATGTTGAGAAGGCTCGTAAAGTGTGGGAGATCAGTGAGAAGCTCGTTGGCTTGGCCTAA
- the LOC104722179 gene encoding stem-specific protein TSJT1 yields MLAIFHEAFAHPPEELNSPASEKCSKQPKLPEETLNDFLSRYPLNTFSMSFGQAAVLAYVRPSASFSIHQRLFCGYDDIYCLFFGSLNNLCQLNRQYGLTKTTNEAMFVIEAYRTLRDRGPYPADQVVKDLDGSFAFVVYDSKAGSVFTALGSDGGVKLYWGIAADGSVVISDDLDVIKEGCAKSFAPFPTGCMFHSEGGLMSFEHPMNKIKAMPRVDSEGVLCGANFKVDVYNRVNSIPRRGSEANWTL; encoded by the exons ATGTTGGCTATATTTCACGAGGCGTTTGCTCATCCGCCTGAGGAACTCAACAGTCCGGCATCTGAGAAATGTTCTAAACAACCAAAGCTTCCTGAAGAAACCTTAAACGATTTCCTATCTCGTTACCCTCTCAACACTTTCTCCATGTCTTTCGGACAAGCAGCTGTTCTTGCTTACGTTCGTCCTTCTGCTTCCTTCTCCATCCACCAGAG attgtTTTGTGGATATGATGATATCTATTGTCTGTTCTTTGGGAGCTTGAACAATCTGTGTCAGCTAAACAGACAGTATGGTTTGACCAAGACAACAAACGAGGCCATGTTTGTGATCGAAGCTTATAGGACTCTTAGAGACAGAGGTCCTTATCCAGCTGATCAGGTCGTTAAAGACTTAGATGGTAGTTTTGCCTTTGTCGTTTATGATAGCAAAGCCGGCTCTGTCTTCACGGCTCTG GGATCTGATGGAGGGGTGAAGCTATACTGGGGAATAGCTGCTGATGGATCTGTTGTTATATCAGATGATTTGGATGTTATTAAAGAAGGCTGTGCCAAATCTTTTGCTCCGTTTCCTACAG GGTGTATGTTCCACAGTGAAGGAGGGTTAATGAGCTTTGAGCATCCGATGAACAAGATAAAAGCAATGCCGAGAGTGGACAGTGAGGGAGTTTTGTGCGGTGCTAACTTCAAGGTGGATGTGTACAATCGTGTTAACAGTATCCCTCGTCGAGGAAGTGAAGCCAATTGGACTCTCTGA
- the LOC104722181 gene encoding uncharacterized protein LOC104722181 encodes MASKIVSAIVLVFNLVAFGLAVAAEQRRSTARVVQDTEVQYNYCVYDSDRATGYGVGAFLFSVVSQLLIMFVSRCFCCGKPLKPGGSRALALVLFIVSWMFFLIAEICLLAGSVENAYHTKYRTMFMDNPPDCQTLRKGVFAAGASFVFFNAIVSQFYYFFYSSAAEASLSPY; translated from the exons ATGGCGTCCAAGATTGTCTCAGCCATAGTCCTTGTGTTCAACCTCGTTGCCTTTGGTTTAGCCGTTGCTGCTGAGCAAAGACGAAGCACT GCAAGGGTTGTGCAGGACACTGAGGTGCAATACAACTACTGTGTGTATGATTCGGACAGAGCCACAGGGTATGGAGTTGGCGCCTTTTTGTTCTCAGTGGTTAGTCAACTCCTTATCATGTTCGTTAGCCGTTGTTTCTGCTGTGGAAAGCCTCTCAAACCTGGCGGTTCACGCGCTCTTGCCCTCGTTCTTTTCATTGTCAGCTG gatgtTCTTCTTGATAGCAGAGATATGTCTATTAGCTGGATCAGTGGAGAATGCATACCACACTAAGTACAGGACAATGTTCATGGACAATCCTCCTGATTGTCAAACTCTTCGTAAGGGTGTCTTCGCAGCCGGAGCCTCATTTGTCTTCTTCAACGCTATTGTCTCTCAATTTTACTATTTCTTCTATTCATCTGCTGCTGAGGCCTCCCTCTCACCTTACTAA